Below is a genomic region from Ketobacter sp. MCCC 1A13808.
GCATAAGCAAAGGAAAAAAAGTTAGGCTAAGTAACGCTAGAAAAAAAGAATCGTTGTTATAGCGCTTAAGGTGGAGTGACTCACTCCGGGCTTTATCAAACAGCAGCTCAATCGCCAAATGGATATGTACAAAATGCTGCTGAAAATACGCTGATCTTTCGTTGTTTGTCGTACCCTCCCGCACTAACAGCCGGGCAAAATCCGGATGTTCAATAGAGACCTTAATAAAGCCCCGGACTACGCGTTGAAATGACTTCAGATGATCATCACTTTGGGCAGCTTGAGACACGATTGGAAGGAGCTGTATCTGGTAATGCAACATAACCTGATCTGCAACGGCTTTCCAGATTTCAAACTTACTCCCAAAATGATGTCGGATGGTACCGTGAGCAATCCCGGAATGGGCCGCTATCTCCCTCAGCGTCGTCGTATCGTACCCGTTAACTGAGAATAACTCGGTCGCTGACGCAATAATTTCAGCCCTCGTTTTCTCTGCTACTTCAGCGCTCCGTTTGCCTTGTTTCCCGGAAGGTTTTTTCATATATACGAGCTCTCTCGATTCATCGTTAGTCCATTCATACACACGTCAACTGAATGACCGTGCAGACACCACAGGCACCTATTTAGAGCCGGTCACTGCCGTTACCCCAAGCAAGCTGAACAGAAAGCTCTTTTATATCATAGATATAACGCGGTTATAGCCAGCAGCGATTGTCAGCGTATTCGAAGATGTTGATTTATACAATCCATGCGGATAATATAAATCGACAATAATAATTCGTTACCCAGTGAGAAATCCATGCTCAACAAACTGACCAATTTAATCAGAAAAATGCTGGTGATGTGCCTGCTACCCATGTCTTCTGTGCTATGGGCATCTGTCGGCCAACTTGATGGCTTTACAATGAACGGGTACAAAAACAGAACGGTGATTGAGCAGGAAATTAAAGGTATAAGTCCTGAAATGCTGGAATGGTGGTGGGACAATATCAATACCACAGAGCGCTACGCGTTGTGGCACTCCACTCATACCTCATTTGAATGGCTTAACCATCCTGCGCAACCAAACCACCTGGACTATTCAATAGGTGCATCCTACTTAGCCACCAACAGATTAGCCGACTT
It encodes:
- a CDS encoding TetR/AcrR family transcriptional regulator yields the protein MKKPSGKQGKRSAEVAEKTRAEIIASATELFSVNGYDTTTLREIAAHSGIAHGTIRHHFGSKFEIWKAVADQVMLHYQIQLLPIVSQAAQSDDHLKSFQRVVRGFIKVSIEHPDFARLLVREGTTNNERSAYFQQHFVHIHLAIELLFDKARSESLHLKRYNNDSFFLALLSLTFFPLLMPNLAQSLPSVKDSDRFNREQFIFGVLFPD